From the genome of Gracilinanus agilis isolate LMUSP501 chromosome 2, AgileGrace, whole genome shotgun sequence, one region includes:
- the TUBB4B gene encoding tubulin beta-4B chain isoform X1 → MREIVHLQAGQCGNQIGAKFWEVISDEHGIDPTGTYHGDSDLQLERINVYYNEATGGKYVPRAVLVDLEPGTMDSVRSGPFGQIFRPDNFVFGQSGAGNNWAKGHYTEGAELVDSVLDVVRKEAESCDCLQGFQLTHSLGGGTGSGMGTLLISKIREEYPDRIMNTFSVVPSPKVSDTVVEPYNATLSVHQLVENTDETYCIDNEALYDICFRTLKLTTPTYGDLNHLVSATMSGVTTCLRFPGQLNADLRKLAVNMVPFPRLHFFMPGFAPLTSRGSQQYRALTVPELTQQMFDAKNMMAACDPRHGRYLTVAAVFRGRMSMKEVDEQMLNVQNKNSSYFVEWIPNNVKTAVCDIPPRGLKMSATFIGNSTAIQELFKRISEQFTAMFRRKAFLHWYTGEGMDEMEFTEAESNMNDLVSEYQQYQDATAEEEGEFEEEAEEEVA, encoded by the exons ATGAGGGAGATCGTGCACCTCCAGGCCGGGCAATGCGGCAACCAGATCGGCGCAAAG TTCTGGGAGGTGATCAGTGACGAACATGGTATCGACCCCACCGGAACCTACCATGGTGACAGCGACCTGCAGCTGGAGAGGATTAATGTCTACTACAATGAAGCAACCG GTGGGAAATACGTGCCCCGGGCAGTTCTGGTCGATCTTGAGCCTGGAACAATGGACTCTGTCCGGTCTGGACCTTTCGGACAGATTTTCAGGCCAGACAACTTTGTCTTCG GCCAGAGTGGTGCTGGAAACAACTGGGCAAAAGGCCACTACACAGAAGGTGCAGAACTGGTTGACTCAGTATTAGATGTTGTAAGAAAAGAAGCGGAAAGTTGTGACTGTCTCCAGGGCTTCCAGCTGACGCACTCTCTGGGTGGTGGGACTGGGTCTGGGATGGGTACCCTTTTAATCAGCAAGATCCGGGAAGAGTACCCAGACAGAATCATGAACACTTTCAGCGTTGTACCCTCCCCCAAGGTATCGGACACTGTAGTAGAACCCTACAATGCAACCCTCTCAGTACACCAGCTTGTAGAAAACACAGATGAAACCTATTGTATTGATAATGAAGCCCTCTACGATATCTGTTTTAGAACCCTGAAACTGACCACTCCCACATATGGTGACTTGAACCACCTGGTGTCAGCAACCATGAGTGGCGTCACCACCTGCTTACGTTTTCCAGGGCAGCTTAACGCTGACTTGCGTAAGCTGGCAGTGAACATGGTCCCCTTTCCCCGTCTGCACTTCTTTATGCCTGGCTTTGCTCCACTGACTAGCCGTGGTAGCCAGCAGTACCGTGCTTTAACTGTGCCAGAGCTCACCCAGCAGATGTTTGATGCAAAGAACATGATGGCTGCTTGTGACCCTCGGCATGGGCGCTATCTTACAGTAGCAGCCGTGTTCAGAGGCCGTATGTCCATGAAGGAGGTAGATGAGCAAATGCTCAATGTTCAAAACAAGAACAGCAGTTACTTTGTTGAATGGATCCccaacaatgtgaaaacagccGTTTGTGACATCCCACCCCGGGGCCTGAAAATGTCTGCCACCTTCATTGGTAACAGTACTGCCATCCAAGAGCTCTTTAAGCGCATTTCTGAGCAGTTTACAGCCATGTTTCGCAGAAAGGCTTTCTTACACTGGTATACTGGAGAGGGCATGGATGAAATGGAATTCACTGAAGCAGAAAGCAACATGAATGATTTGGTTTCTGAGTATCAGCAGTATCAGGATGCCACAGctgaggaggagggagaatttGAGGAGGAGGCTGAAGAGGAGGTGGCATAA
- the TUBB4B gene encoding tubulin beta-4B chain isoform X2, which translates to MREIVHLQAGQCGNQIGAKFWEVISDEHGIDPTGTYHGDSDLQLERINVYYNEATGGKYVPRAVLVDLEPGTMDSVRSGPFGQIFRPDNFVFGQSGAGNNWAKGHYTEGAELVDSVLDVVRKEAESCDCLQGFQLTHSLGGGTGSGMGTLLISKIREEYPDRIMNTFSVVPSPKVSDTVLVENTDETYCIDNEALYDICFRTLKLTTPTYGDLNHLVSATMSGVTTCLRFPGQLNADLRKLAVNMVPFPRLHFFMPGFAPLTSRGSQQYRALTVPELTQQMFDAKNMMAACDPRHGRYLTVAAVFRGRMSMKEVDEQMLNVQNKNSSYFVEWIPNNVKTAVCDIPPRGLKMSATFIGNSTAIQELFKRISEQFTAMFRRKAFLHWYTGEGMDEMEFTEAESNMNDLVSEYQQYQDATAEEEGEFEEEAEEEVA; encoded by the exons ATGAGGGAGATCGTGCACCTCCAGGCCGGGCAATGCGGCAACCAGATCGGCGCAAAG TTCTGGGAGGTGATCAGTGACGAACATGGTATCGACCCCACCGGAACCTACCATGGTGACAGCGACCTGCAGCTGGAGAGGATTAATGTCTACTACAATGAAGCAACCG GTGGGAAATACGTGCCCCGGGCAGTTCTGGTCGATCTTGAGCCTGGAACAATGGACTCTGTCCGGTCTGGACCTTTCGGACAGATTTTCAGGCCAGACAACTTTGTCTTCG GCCAGAGTGGTGCTGGAAACAACTGGGCAAAAGGCCACTACACAGAAGGTGCAGAACTGGTTGACTCAGTATTAGATGTTGTAAGAAAAGAAGCGGAAAGTTGTGACTGTCTCCAGGGCTTCCAGCTGACGCACTCTCTGGGTGGTGGGACTGGGTCTGGGATGGGTACCCTTTTAATCAGCAAGATCCGGGAAGAGTACCCAGACAGAATCATGAACACTTTCAGCGTTGTACCCTCCCCCAAGGTATCGGACACTGTA CTTGTAGAAAACACAGATGAAACCTATTGTATTGATAATGAAGCCCTCTACGATATCTGTTTTAGAACCCTGAAACTGACCACTCCCACATATGGTGACTTGAACCACCTGGTGTCAGCAACCATGAGTGGCGTCACCACCTGCTTACGTTTTCCAGGGCAGCTTAACGCTGACTTGCGTAAGCTGGCAGTGAACATGGTCCCCTTTCCCCGTCTGCACTTCTTTATGCCTGGCTTTGCTCCACTGACTAGCCGTGGTAGCCAGCAGTACCGTGCTTTAACTGTGCCAGAGCTCACCCAGCAGATGTTTGATGCAAAGAACATGATGGCTGCTTGTGACCCTCGGCATGGGCGCTATCTTACAGTAGCAGCCGTGTTCAGAGGCCGTATGTCCATGAAGGAGGTAGATGAGCAAATGCTCAATGTTCAAAACAAGAACAGCAGTTACTTTGTTGAATGGATCCccaacaatgtgaaaacagccGTTTGTGACATCCCACCCCGGGGCCTGAAAATGTCTGCCACCTTCATTGGTAACAGTACTGCCATCCAAGAGCTCTTTAAGCGCATTTCTGAGCAGTTTACAGCCATGTTTCGCAGAAAGGCTTTCTTACACTGGTATACTGGAGAGGGCATGGATGAAATGGAATTCACTGAAGCAGAAAGCAACATGAATGATTTGGTTTCTGAGTATCAGCAGTATCAGGATGCCACAGctgaggaggagggagaatttGAGGAGGAGGCTGAAGAGGAGGTGGCATAA
- the TUBB4B gene encoding tubulin beta-4B chain isoform X3, with product MREIVHLQAGQCGNQIGAKFWEVISDEHGIDPTGTYHGDSDLQLERINVYYNEATGGKYVPRAVLVDLEPGTMDSVRSGPFGQIFRPDNFVFGQSGAGNNWAKGHYTEGAELVDSVLDVVRKEAESCDCLQGFQLTHSLGGGTGVVPSPKVSDTVVEPYNATLSVHQLVENTDETYCIDNEALYDICFRTLKLTTPTYGDLNHLVSATMSGVTTCLRFPGQLNADLRKLAVNMVPFPRLHFFMPGFAPLTSRGSQQYRALTVPELTQQMFDAKNMMAACDPRHGRYLTVAAVFRGRMSMKEVDEQMLNVQNKNSSYFVEWIPNNVKTAVCDIPPRGLKMSATFIGNSTAIQELFKRISEQFTAMFRRKAFLHWYTGEGMDEMEFTEAESNMNDLVSEYQQYQDATAEEEGEFEEEAEEEVA from the exons ATGAGGGAGATCGTGCACCTCCAGGCCGGGCAATGCGGCAACCAGATCGGCGCAAAG TTCTGGGAGGTGATCAGTGACGAACATGGTATCGACCCCACCGGAACCTACCATGGTGACAGCGACCTGCAGCTGGAGAGGATTAATGTCTACTACAATGAAGCAACCG GTGGGAAATACGTGCCCCGGGCAGTTCTGGTCGATCTTGAGCCTGGAACAATGGACTCTGTCCGGTCTGGACCTTTCGGACAGATTTTCAGGCCAGACAACTTTGTCTTCG GCCAGAGTGGTGCTGGAAACAACTGGGCAAAAGGCCACTACACAGAAGGTGCAGAACTGGTTGACTCAGTATTAGATGTTGTAAGAAAAGAAGCGGAAAGTTGTGACTGTCTCCAGGGCTTCCAGCTGACGCACTCTCTGGGTGGTGGGACTGG CGTTGTACCCTCCCCCAAGGTATCGGACACTGTAGTAGAACCCTACAATGCAACCCTCTCAGTACACCAGCTTGTAGAAAACACAGATGAAACCTATTGTATTGATAATGAAGCCCTCTACGATATCTGTTTTAGAACCCTGAAACTGACCACTCCCACATATGGTGACTTGAACCACCTGGTGTCAGCAACCATGAGTGGCGTCACCACCTGCTTACGTTTTCCAGGGCAGCTTAACGCTGACTTGCGTAAGCTGGCAGTGAACATGGTCCCCTTTCCCCGTCTGCACTTCTTTATGCCTGGCTTTGCTCCACTGACTAGCCGTGGTAGCCAGCAGTACCGTGCTTTAACTGTGCCAGAGCTCACCCAGCAGATGTTTGATGCAAAGAACATGATGGCTGCTTGTGACCCTCGGCATGGGCGCTATCTTACAGTAGCAGCCGTGTTCAGAGGCCGTATGTCCATGAAGGAGGTAGATGAGCAAATGCTCAATGTTCAAAACAAGAACAGCAGTTACTTTGTTGAATGGATCCccaacaatgtgaaaacagccGTTTGTGACATCCCACCCCGGGGCCTGAAAATGTCTGCCACCTTCATTGGTAACAGTACTGCCATCCAAGAGCTCTTTAAGCGCATTTCTGAGCAGTTTACAGCCATGTTTCGCAGAAAGGCTTTCTTACACTGGTATACTGGAGAGGGCATGGATGAAATGGAATTCACTGAAGCAGAAAGCAACATGAATGATTTGGTTTCTGAGTATCAGCAGTATCAGGATGCCACAGctgaggaggagggagaatttGAGGAGGAGGCTGAAGAGGAGGTGGCATAA
- the TUBB4B gene encoding tubulin beta-4B chain isoform X6 — translation MREIVHLQAGQCGNQIGAKFWEVISDEHGIDPTGTYHGDSDLQLERINVYYNEATGGKYVPRAVLVDLEPGTMDSVRSGPFGQIFRPDNFVFGQSGAGNNWAKGHYTEGAELVDSVLDVVRKEAESCDCLQGQLNADLRKLAVNMVPFPRLHFFMPGFAPLTSRGSQQYRALTVPELTQQMFDAKNMMAACDPRHGRYLTVAAVFRGRMSMKEVDEQMLNVQNKNSSYFVEWIPNNVKTAVCDIPPRGLKMSATFIGNSTAIQELFKRISEQFTAMFRRKAFLHWYTGEGMDEMEFTEAESNMNDLVSEYQQYQDATAEEEGEFEEEAEEEVA, via the exons ATGAGGGAGATCGTGCACCTCCAGGCCGGGCAATGCGGCAACCAGATCGGCGCAAAG TTCTGGGAGGTGATCAGTGACGAACATGGTATCGACCCCACCGGAACCTACCATGGTGACAGCGACCTGCAGCTGGAGAGGATTAATGTCTACTACAATGAAGCAACCG GTGGGAAATACGTGCCCCGGGCAGTTCTGGTCGATCTTGAGCCTGGAACAATGGACTCTGTCCGGTCTGGACCTTTCGGACAGATTTTCAGGCCAGACAACTTTGTCTTCG GCCAGAGTGGTGCTGGAAACAACTGGGCAAAAGGCCACTACACAGAAGGTGCAGAACTGGTTGACTCAGTATTAGATGTTGTAAGAAAAGAAGCGGAAAGTTGTGACTGTCTCCAGG GGCAGCTTAACGCTGACTTGCGTAAGCTGGCAGTGAACATGGTCCCCTTTCCCCGTCTGCACTTCTTTATGCCTGGCTTTGCTCCACTGACTAGCCGTGGTAGCCAGCAGTACCGTGCTTTAACTGTGCCAGAGCTCACCCAGCAGATGTTTGATGCAAAGAACATGATGGCTGCTTGTGACCCTCGGCATGGGCGCTATCTTACAGTAGCAGCCGTGTTCAGAGGCCGTATGTCCATGAAGGAGGTAGATGAGCAAATGCTCAATGTTCAAAACAAGAACAGCAGTTACTTTGTTGAATGGATCCccaacaatgtgaaaacagccGTTTGTGACATCCCACCCCGGGGCCTGAAAATGTCTGCCACCTTCATTGGTAACAGTACTGCCATCCAAGAGCTCTTTAAGCGCATTTCTGAGCAGTTTACAGCCATGTTTCGCAGAAAGGCTTTCTTACACTGGTATACTGGAGAGGGCATGGATGAAATGGAATTCACTGAAGCAGAAAGCAACATGAATGATTTGGTTTCTGAGTATCAGCAGTATCAGGATGCCACAGctgaggaggagggagaatttGAGGAGGAGGCTGAAGAGGAGGTGGCATAA
- the TUBB4B gene encoding tubulin beta-4B chain isoform X7, protein MREIVHLQAGQCGNQIGAKFWEVISDEHGIDPTGTYHGDSDLQLERINVYYNEATGGKYVPRAVLVDLEPGTMDSVRSGPFGQIFRPDNFVFGQSGAGNNWAKGHYTEGAELVDSVLDVVRKEVDEQMLNVQNKNSSYFVEWIPNNVKTAVCDIPPRGLKMSATFIGNSTAIQELFKRISEQFTAMFRRKAFLHWYTGEGMDEMEFTEAESNMNDLVSEYQQYQDATAEEEGEFEEEAEEEVA, encoded by the exons ATGAGGGAGATCGTGCACCTCCAGGCCGGGCAATGCGGCAACCAGATCGGCGCAAAG TTCTGGGAGGTGATCAGTGACGAACATGGTATCGACCCCACCGGAACCTACCATGGTGACAGCGACCTGCAGCTGGAGAGGATTAATGTCTACTACAATGAAGCAACCG GTGGGAAATACGTGCCCCGGGCAGTTCTGGTCGATCTTGAGCCTGGAACAATGGACTCTGTCCGGTCTGGACCTTTCGGACAGATTTTCAGGCCAGACAACTTTGTCTTCG GCCAGAGTGGTGCTGGAAACAACTGGGCAAAAGGCCACTACACAGAAGGTGCAGAACTGGTTGACTCAGTATTAGATGTTGTAAGAAAAGAA GTAGATGAGCAAATGCTCAATGTTCAAAACAAGAACAGCAGTTACTTTGTTGAATGGATCCccaacaatgtgaaaacagccGTTTGTGACATCCCACCCCGGGGCCTGAAAATGTCTGCCACCTTCATTGGTAACAGTACTGCCATCCAAGAGCTCTTTAAGCGCATTTCTGAGCAGTTTACAGCCATGTTTCGCAGAAAGGCTTTCTTACACTGGTATACTGGAGAGGGCATGGATGAAATGGAATTCACTGAAGCAGAAAGCAACATGAATGATTTGGTTTCTGAGTATCAGCAGTATCAGGATGCCACAGctgaggaggagggagaatttGAGGAGGAGGCTGAAGAGGAGGTGGCATAA
- the TUBB4B gene encoding tubulin beta-4B chain isoform X5 encodes MREIVHLQAGQCGKYVPRAVLVDLEPGTMDSVRSGPFGQIFRPDNFVFGQSGAGNNWAKGHYTEGAELVDSVLDVVRKEAESCDCLQGFQLTHSLGGGTGSGMGTLLISKIREEYPDRIMNTFSVVPSPKVSDTVVEPYNATLSVHQLVENTDETYCIDNEALYDICFRTLKLTTPTYGDLNHLVSATMSGVTTCLRFPGQLNADLRKLAVNMVPFPRLHFFMPGFAPLTSRGSQQYRALTVPELTQQMFDAKNMMAACDPRHGRYLTVAAVFRGRMSMKEVDEQMLNVQNKNSSYFVEWIPNNVKTAVCDIPPRGLKMSATFIGNSTAIQELFKRISEQFTAMFRRKAFLHWYTGEGMDEMEFTEAESNMNDLVSEYQQYQDATAEEEGEFEEEAEEEVA; translated from the exons ATGAGGGAGATCGTGCACCTCCAGGCCGGGCAAT GTGGGAAATACGTGCCCCGGGCAGTTCTGGTCGATCTTGAGCCTGGAACAATGGACTCTGTCCGGTCTGGACCTTTCGGACAGATTTTCAGGCCAGACAACTTTGTCTTCG GCCAGAGTGGTGCTGGAAACAACTGGGCAAAAGGCCACTACACAGAAGGTGCAGAACTGGTTGACTCAGTATTAGATGTTGTAAGAAAAGAAGCGGAAAGTTGTGACTGTCTCCAGGGCTTCCAGCTGACGCACTCTCTGGGTGGTGGGACTGGGTCTGGGATGGGTACCCTTTTAATCAGCAAGATCCGGGAAGAGTACCCAGACAGAATCATGAACACTTTCAGCGTTGTACCCTCCCCCAAGGTATCGGACACTGTAGTAGAACCCTACAATGCAACCCTCTCAGTACACCAGCTTGTAGAAAACACAGATGAAACCTATTGTATTGATAATGAAGCCCTCTACGATATCTGTTTTAGAACCCTGAAACTGACCACTCCCACATATGGTGACTTGAACCACCTGGTGTCAGCAACCATGAGTGGCGTCACCACCTGCTTACGTTTTCCAGGGCAGCTTAACGCTGACTTGCGTAAGCTGGCAGTGAACATGGTCCCCTTTCCCCGTCTGCACTTCTTTATGCCTGGCTTTGCTCCACTGACTAGCCGTGGTAGCCAGCAGTACCGTGCTTTAACTGTGCCAGAGCTCACCCAGCAGATGTTTGATGCAAAGAACATGATGGCTGCTTGTGACCCTCGGCATGGGCGCTATCTTACAGTAGCAGCCGTGTTCAGAGGCCGTATGTCCATGAAGGAGGTAGATGAGCAAATGCTCAATGTTCAAAACAAGAACAGCAGTTACTTTGTTGAATGGATCCccaacaatgtgaaaacagccGTTTGTGACATCCCACCCCGGGGCCTGAAAATGTCTGCCACCTTCATTGGTAACAGTACTGCCATCCAAGAGCTCTTTAAGCGCATTTCTGAGCAGTTTACAGCCATGTTTCGCAGAAAGGCTTTCTTACACTGGTATACTGGAGAGGGCATGGATGAAATGGAATTCACTGAAGCAGAAAGCAACATGAATGATTTGGTTTCTGAGTATCAGCAGTATCAGGATGCCACAGctgaggaggagggagaatttGAGGAGGAGGCTGAAGAGGAGGTGGCATAA
- the TUBB4B gene encoding tubulin beta-4B chain isoform X4, which produces MREIVHLQAGQCGNQIGAKFWEVISDEHGIDPTGTYHGDSDLQLERINVYYNEATGQSGAGNNWAKGHYTEGAELVDSVLDVVRKEAESCDCLQGFQLTHSLGGGTGSGMGTLLISKIREEYPDRIMNTFSVVPSPKVSDTVVEPYNATLSVHQLVENTDETYCIDNEALYDICFRTLKLTTPTYGDLNHLVSATMSGVTTCLRFPGQLNADLRKLAVNMVPFPRLHFFMPGFAPLTSRGSQQYRALTVPELTQQMFDAKNMMAACDPRHGRYLTVAAVFRGRMSMKEVDEQMLNVQNKNSSYFVEWIPNNVKTAVCDIPPRGLKMSATFIGNSTAIQELFKRISEQFTAMFRRKAFLHWYTGEGMDEMEFTEAESNMNDLVSEYQQYQDATAEEEGEFEEEAEEEVA; this is translated from the exons ATGAGGGAGATCGTGCACCTCCAGGCCGGGCAATGCGGCAACCAGATCGGCGCAAAG TTCTGGGAGGTGATCAGTGACGAACATGGTATCGACCCCACCGGAACCTACCATGGTGACAGCGACCTGCAGCTGGAGAGGATTAATGTCTACTACAATGAAGCAACCG GCCAGAGTGGTGCTGGAAACAACTGGGCAAAAGGCCACTACACAGAAGGTGCAGAACTGGTTGACTCAGTATTAGATGTTGTAAGAAAAGAAGCGGAAAGTTGTGACTGTCTCCAGGGCTTCCAGCTGACGCACTCTCTGGGTGGTGGGACTGGGTCTGGGATGGGTACCCTTTTAATCAGCAAGATCCGGGAAGAGTACCCAGACAGAATCATGAACACTTTCAGCGTTGTACCCTCCCCCAAGGTATCGGACACTGTAGTAGAACCCTACAATGCAACCCTCTCAGTACACCAGCTTGTAGAAAACACAGATGAAACCTATTGTATTGATAATGAAGCCCTCTACGATATCTGTTTTAGAACCCTGAAACTGACCACTCCCACATATGGTGACTTGAACCACCTGGTGTCAGCAACCATGAGTGGCGTCACCACCTGCTTACGTTTTCCAGGGCAGCTTAACGCTGACTTGCGTAAGCTGGCAGTGAACATGGTCCCCTTTCCCCGTCTGCACTTCTTTATGCCTGGCTTTGCTCCACTGACTAGCCGTGGTAGCCAGCAGTACCGTGCTTTAACTGTGCCAGAGCTCACCCAGCAGATGTTTGATGCAAAGAACATGATGGCTGCTTGTGACCCTCGGCATGGGCGCTATCTTACAGTAGCAGCCGTGTTCAGAGGCCGTATGTCCATGAAGGAGGTAGATGAGCAAATGCTCAATGTTCAAAACAAGAACAGCAGTTACTTTGTTGAATGGATCCccaacaatgtgaaaacagccGTTTGTGACATCCCACCCCGGGGCCTGAAAATGTCTGCCACCTTCATTGGTAACAGTACTGCCATCCAAGAGCTCTTTAAGCGCATTTCTGAGCAGTTTACAGCCATGTTTCGCAGAAAGGCTTTCTTACACTGGTATACTGGAGAGGGCATGGATGAAATGGAATTCACTGAAGCAGAAAGCAACATGAATGATTTGGTTTCTGAGTATCAGCAGTATCAGGATGCCACAGctgaggaggagggagaatttGAGGAGGAGGCTGAAGAGGAGGTGGCATAA